In the genome of Candidatus Margulisiibacteriota bacterium, the window ATCTCCCGGTTTGCTATTCTATGGTAAAAGTATATATATTTATTGATGATGACAAATATCCAATATACTTTTTGATGTTGACTTCAGTCTCCTTTTAATTGGGAAATGGTGTTCATTAATAATGAATATAACGGTTGTATGACGCTATACAGTAGCCTAAATAGAAGCCTAAAAACTGATGGTTATATATCCCCTTTTTGTTTTTTGGTGTGAATTATGCGTTTGACTATAGAAAGAGCTTTTGAAAAATATGAAGCTTCTATGTTGAGACGCGGTTTTTCAGTTAATACCATCAAAAATAAGAAATTATTATACCAATACTTTGCTTTTTGGCTTTCTAAGAATCATCCAGAAGCCTTCCAGGACTTCAAAGCTGTGTCTTGTGAGATAATTGAAGGCTTCTTTGATTTTGTTGTCTCTAATGGCGTTAAATTGAGTACAAGGAAGAATTATGTTTCGAACATCAAGGCATTTTTTAGCTTTTTGTATAAGAATGATTTTATAGCTTCTGACCCTACAAGACGTCTTGAAAACATCCGTGTTCCGAGGATGGAAGTCGTTTACATACCGCATAATGAAATAATGCAGGTTCTTGATACGGATATATTTGAGTTAAGAAAATTTCACCGTTATGATCTTGCAGAAAGGAATTATTTTATAGTCCGTGTGGCTTATGTTACCGGATGGCGTGCATCTGAATCTTTGGCTTGTAACCCCGGGGAAGATATTGACTGGGAAACCGGTGCGATTCATATTCCTAAAGGGAAAGGCGGCAAGGATGGGTATGTCTATATGGATATGGATACATGTAAGGGTCTTAAAAAATGGTATTATTCCAATTATCCGAATGGTAAACGTCTCTGGTATTCTCAGGATAGAAAGGAGTTATCTTATAATGGTTATCTCAGGGTTGTAAAGAAGTATTTCGGCAAGGGTACGCATCGTTTGCGTGCGAGTTTTGCGACACATTTGTTTTCCAGGGATGTGGATATCAAGAACATCCAGGAGCTCATGAGACATGAAAGTATTACCTCGACTGTAAGGTATATTGGAACGGATAAAACAAAGATAAAATCAATCCATAATCAAAAAAATCCTTTTTCCAATTGAAATATACGTTATATAGCAGCCTAAATAGAAGCCTAAAAACTGTTGGGTTTATATATGGTTTTGTTTTTTAGTTTATTACACATGACAAAATTTAAGTCATTTTTATTGTTTAATTTTTTGTTTTCTGTTCCTGTCTTACTTTTCCTTAGCGTTCCTGCTTCTGCTTTTTCTGATAATTTCAATAGCGGTTCGCTTGCTGGATATACAGTTTCTGCGGGCTGTGTCAGTAATTGGACGTTTGCGACTCCCGGAATGGACAGCTCGCAATATCTGACGTGTGCAAAAGCAGCGCCGCTTTTCGGTTCTTCTGAGGTTGGTGGTTTTTCACATACCGTAGAGGCAAATCCTAATTATTTCAGTATTGATATGTACTCTCAACTAAATACTGTTTCTGCTGCTGAATCCAAGTTTTATTTTGAGGACAACGGCTCAAGTTCTCATTATGTATCTCTATATCAAGGCGTTAGTTCGGGATATGGTCAGTTGACGGCACAGAGCGACTTGCCATATTTTAATAGTGTGTCTTTGCCCGTCACAAATACATGGTACTCTATTAAGATTTCGACAAGTGGTAATAGTATTACCGTGAATATATACAATGCGACTTCTTTATTGGTCAGTTCTCAGACTTTTTCTTATTTTCCTGTAATAAATTCATCTCGGGTATCTCTTGGTTGTAAAGCGTATTTCACTAATGGGCAGAGCACTGTTAATTGTAATTTTGATAATTTATATACATCTTCCGGTGCGCTTCCTGGTACAACTAATACGATAAGCTGGGCATCTTCTGAACGCGTTGGAAATGGGGTTGTCCGTTTCGATTGGGCTGTTTCTGATTCTGATTGGACTGCTACTTATTTAGGCTTAAGTTATCAAATGCGGGCTAAAATCTCAAAAGGTTCGACTGAACTTGCTAGTTATGCTTTAAGTAGTCAAACCGGTTTTGATTATTTTGAAGTTACTTCTGATGGCTCTTATGTTGTTACTCTTGAGAAGTGGTGGGATGGATGTTATTTTGGTTGTTCTATATTGGGTTACACTCCAACTGAGCTTGCTACAAGCTCGTTGCGTGTTCTTGCTGAAGGTACTTCCAGTATTGTAATTCCATCCGGTACACTCATGACAGGTGTTCTTAATACAATCCAGGTAAAGTTTGGGTTTACTCCCAATTCTGAGCGTGGTTTGCTCATATATAATTGGGATCGGAATCAGTATGTTTTAGAGTTATACGCGGCTGGTTCTTTACCATGGGGTTCCTGGAGTTGGTCAGCAGCTCCAATATCTGGAAATACTTGGTATAATGTAAGTTTTGTTCCTTCCAGAACTGTAAAATATAAGTTGGTTCTTTATGATTTGAATCATCAGGAAGCTGTTGTTAAATATGTTACTGCTTCAGCGGTTCCAAATTTTCCGACTACGAATTTAACTTCATCTTACTTGATTGTGAATAAAACCACATTGGCTTTTGGGGATTATATTATAGCGGACTATGGTATCGATAAAAACAATTTTAGCATACCTGGAACGCGGGTATATTTAGCTCTTTATAATTTTGATAGATCCTTTGAGACTTCTTCTTTCTTTTTGCCTGATCAGGTGGGAAAAAAGTTTTATCAATTGTCTTCAACTCAACAGACTTGTGGTGTGGATTACGGATGTATGTCACTTCAGGGGGACATATACGGGATTGCTGGTAATAACAGCCTTAGATTGGTTAATAGTTCGGGGAATATTTTAGCTCAAACCAATATTACGATATTGTCAAAGACAGCGGAAGGATATGCTTTAAGTCTGTCAAATTATAATATATGTGTCGGGCAAAAAACAACTGCTATAGTTACTACACCCAATTCCAGTTTTTTGAGTGTTTATAAAGACGGAATAAAATTGAAGTCTTATAATGTAAGTACTGTTGATGGTTTTCCAATTTCTCTGATGTTTAATACGTTTGGTACTTATGAATTGAGGTTGACTTCTTTTGATGGTATCGATAAATTTATTTTGAATGTAAATGTTCCTGTTTGTGTTCCTGGTGGAACTCCGTCGGTAACGGTAACACAGGGAAAGCCTTTGGGGGAAGTTGCTTCATCAATGAGTTCAAACTTATTGAATATAATGGTATTACCTGTATTTTGGGGTATTATTCTATGGGTGCTTGTTGTGTATGCTGTGGCATCTGGCGGAAAGCAGGGAGAGGATAGGTCTCGTCCCATAGAGCTCACGGCTGTGATTTTAGCTGTTCTTGAAGCTATTGCAGGATTATGGGAACCATATACTATGTTTGTGATTGCTATTATAATTATCCTTCTCGGAGTGAAATTTTATCAGGGAAAGAAAATTGTAACCGAGGGTGGATAACATGGTTGAACACAGGATGGTAAAACCATTTGAAGGACTGTTCGTGACTTTGATTTTCATGTTCTCGACCATGTGGGGATTGATATATTATTGGAACCTCGGGACCTCTCAAACTGTTAAAGTGACTGGTCTTGAAGTATCTGAAAAAAGTCCTTCTGATGTAAGCAGCGCGTTTTTTTTGGTCAACTGGATACTTGATGCGGTCAGTTGGATTAGCCCCTTTTTCCTTGTGAAAGGGTTTTTATTTTATGAGATACAGCCAATCTCAGCTAATCTGTATTTGTTTCTTGACTTATTTTTCATTCGTCCTATAAGCTGGATATCGTCTTTATTCACTTTGAATTATGCTATTTCAAAGATACCTACGGAGAGCGAGCAATAATGTTATTTTTGCGTAAGTTTTGTCTTGCCGCCGGGATTGTTCTTTTAATAATTTCTGCTCTTTCGTATTCCGCAAGAGCATATACAATTAATGAGCCTTTGCATGAGCATGAGTTCAACAAGTGGCGGTTGAATATTACATTTGGCTCTGTTGGGGAGAGGAATGCAATCTGGACCAAGATCAACAGTGAGAGAGTTCCGAATATCAAGGATTTTAGCTATCAAAATATTGGTGGTCTTACTTATGTCGTAACTGCAAGCCTGAAAGATTATTCCGTGCGAAATAACAAGATGTGCGGGAACTGTAGCATATGGTATCTGAATGGCTCATGGGAAACGATTGAGGTCTATGATATTCAGAATTCATGCCTGAATTGTGTTGTGAATTACACTGGAAAATATAATAATTCTGACAGGTGGATAAATCTTTCAACTTATACGGATTTGCCTCACTGGAATGAATCCAATACCGTTGTATGGGTTAATCTTACTGGAAACGAAAGTCAAATTGGCAAAGCTGTAAATTCTTCTAATTCGTATTCAAGTGCGAGTAATGGCACGAATACGTTTCTGTTTTATGATGATTTCAACAGGGCAGATGGCGCATTGGGAAATGGATGGGCGACTATTTCAGGTAGTGCTTTAATATCAGGAAATAGAGCGTTGTTGGCGGATACGTCTGTTGATGGGGCGGTATATAATCCAGCAACAGGGGCTGTAAATTCTATTGTTCTTGCATCTGATTTCCAATTGATTTCAGCCAGTGAGCCTTATGGTGGTGTGTTACTGAGGTCAACAGGCGCGGGCAATTGGATTAATTATGGGTATGGTTGGGTTATATACAACAATGCAAATTTGTATGTATATGATGGTGGCTCTCAGGTAACATCTGCTGTTCCTTTTGTGTTCACGCTTGATACTTGGTATAATCAAGAAATTCGGGTTGCGTCAGATAATTCGATGGAAGTGAGGATCTGGCAAAAAGGTACATCGCGTCCTTCTTCTGCAACGATATCGAAATCTGCTTTTACGCCGTCAGCCAGTGATGGAACTGGTATAAGAATGATTGGCGCAGGGAACATCAATGTCAATCATGCATATTTTGACGATTTCCGTGTCCGCAAATACGTTTCGCCAGAGCCTGTTGTTGTTTATAATTCTTCTTTGACTTTTCTTGGTCCTGGTAGTTTTGTGCTTTCAGGGACTGTGAAAAACCAGCTTGGATTGCCTGTTTCTGCTTTGATATATGAAACAGGCAACGTGTCAAATTATACTATGAGTTCTGCAATGACTGGGTCTTACAGCATAGGTCCTTATCTGAATCAGTCAACTCACAATTTTACTGTTGTTTCTTACGGTTATTCGAACTATACTTTTATAAAGTTCTTTAATAATTCGAATGCGGTTAACATTACTTTGTTGTACGATGGTGTTTCAAAAAAGAACTATGAGGTAGATAACATACAGGTAGAAGAGTTACTCTTTTTATTTTTAGTTTTTGGTTTGGTTGCATGGATGAGGTCGAAAAAATGAATGACTCTCTAATTAGCTTAATGGTAGTTTTTATTGTATTGGTGTTAGTCTATGACGTGCGGAATGTCTATATAATGCTGTTTCTCAGTATTATCATAGGTTCAATTGTTCCAAATATTGATTATTTTTTTGTGTTGCCACCCGGATTAATCAATTGGATGCAATTTGTCTTTTTGATACTGGCATTTTTTGGGGCGGCAAAGACTGCTATGCTGGCAATTAAAGCAGGCAGGAAACCGAAGGCGCTTATTACGGAGGATATAGTATGAGTCTTGATATAGCGCCGATACCGGATTATTTCTTGCGAAATAATCAAGTAATTTCTTTAAACGATATAATGGACTCCCTGGGTATGCAGTATATAGATATGACATTCAGGTTTAGCCTTCTTTTCTTGGGGCTTGAACTGATGGCAATCTGGATGTGCCAGGACAGTGCTTTTGACAGGCTGCCTCTCTGGTCCGATATGCAAGGAAAAGGTAAAAGAATAATGAAGCTGAAACTTTTCAAGACCGTTACTTATATCTGTGCTATTCCTGCGTTCTTTTTGCCTTTAATTGTTGTTTTGTATAAATATGGAGTGAGAATATGAGTTTTGCAACATTTTTCATGGCTCATTATGAAGGCATATTCATAGTGATAGCTGTTATTTGCATTGTAGTTATTGTTTTTAACCGTCTCGGGGTTTATCGATTGTGGAAAGAATCTGGATTTTCTGTATTCATTTTCCATCCGTGGCTTGGCAGGGCGTATGCAGCTCTCAGGGTTAAAGCGCAAAGACTGAAAGCAAAAGAAGGAAGAGATTATTCGGGTATCGAGCTTTCACTTGGGGAAATTGCTAAAATTGAAAAGTTGGGTCTTACTGGACCCGAGAGAGAAATTGCTCTTTCTGATGCTCTGGATAAAAAGAAAAGAGAGGCTTTCAGGGAGTTCTTGATGGATCTTCCTGAATACTGTATTTCTGATGGATATATGGCAGGATTCATCAGGAAAATGTTTAATCGCGGCGGCGCTGGGTTTCGTCAGGTAGTTTTGCATAATCAGAATGAAGTTTATGATACTACTTTGTGGGCGCGTAAAGTGGGGGATTATCTGGTGCATGACGGTGGTATGTATCTCTGGCCTTGGAAGAACTCAAAAAATATAGTGCATTGGGATGTGGATTATTGCATACCCCTTGAGGATTTTCATAAAGGCGCTCAGTGGGAAAATCCACGAATGCAAGCCAGGACATTCTGGTCTATTGTTTCAAAGGTTGCTGCAGGAAGAAAAACGGAGCCTAAACCTGATACTACGAACTTTTGGATTATTGTCGGGTTTGTAGCTGTGATAGTTGTGATTGCAGTCGTTTCTTATTTGCAGCATAAAGATACTACTTTCATTCTAAATTATCTTTATGCTCTGAATCAGTCTAAATCTGGTGAGATAGTAATTATCGGAGGGACATAAATGCCTGATAAGATGGATGAGATTTTAGACTTGCTGAGAGTTCAGAAGTCAGAAGTGGATCGTCTCGTAAAAATCGAAAAGGCGCGAGAAATAGAAGGTGATCTCGGATTAGAGTCCGGTAACCAGGATGATTCACAGATGTTTTCAGTCCGTACCGGAGTCCGGGATATTACTGGGGAATACGAAGGTGTGCTTACGAAAACACGGTTTTCAAGCTTTGAAGACGTTGAAAAGATGGTTGAGCCTTTTGTTCAGAAATTTTACAAATCTCTTTCTATCCAGCATTACTACGGTCCTTGTTCTGTTTTTGTTTCCTTACAATATTTACAGGACAATGAAGGGCGTTATCCAGAGGAACTTGAAGGTTATGAAGTTTACCCGGAACTTTTTGAATTCCGTGGTAAAACAGGATATGAGATTTTTCCGGATATTGACGGAGTAAGGACCAGGTCTATCCTGACTGCACGGCTGGCAGCGGAAGGCGGGAAGTCGAGAGTTGAGGAAATTCATAGTAAAGGCGGTCAGGTTCATGGTATGTCTCATCTTGAGAATCATGTGAGACCGCCAGACCTTGAATTCACAGGATATGAAAAGAAAAAACTTGTTGAAAAACCGACAAAGATTAAGGCAGTGGTAGATGCTGTAACAGAGGATGTATGAGTTTTACTGATCAGGATCGTAATTCCGTCAGAGGAGGTTGAATACAAAATGCCTGAAGTGCCATGGAAATATATGACGAATAGACAGCGTGACCACTACAACAAGAAAGGGGAAGGTCACAAGAACAGGAAGGGTAACTCATGGGACACTAGAGGAGCGCCATAAATGGCTCTTCGGATAATAACCGGGACCTTGAACAATGCCAGTGATCCGTTCGGTCTGATGGAAGAGCTACAGCAGAGCTCTGCATTAGATCGCTGGTATTGGACTTTTTCAGGTTGGAAAAGCAGGCCTGTTTGTAAGCTTGGTCTTGGTATTATTCGCAACGGGGAATTCGGGATAATACAGCCTACAAGTGTAGGAAAGACAGTCGTCGGGGTTACTCTTCTTTTCTTGACACATATAAGAGGCGGTCAGATTGCAGGAAACCTAAAACTAAAATGGACTGATAATATTCTTACGTCTATGGGGAGCCTTAATAAAATGCAGAAAACACATTGTCTTGTTGACGATCTTAGAAAGACAATCAAAAACTGGAAAGATAAAACTGCATCCCTGGCATCCGAGGTTGCTAATGAAGGCGGAAAAAAAGAGAATCAGATTGACATAACAAGTCAGAGAATCATAAACATGGTTCCTCCGGATCTTGTGAATCTCTGTGATGAAATCTTTGTTCCCTGGATATTATGGACTGATTTGACAAGGGATAACCCTAGGGGAAATAGCAAAGGTGTACCTGTGAAAATTGCAATATTACAGTTTACCGGGGGAAATGAGTTTGTGGGGATTTATAAAGTCATTAATTATAATAATCCGACTGGACAAGAAATTCTTTCGGGTTTTGACACTCTTCAAATTGCAAATGCATTGACTGGGGGGGAGGTGAGAAAATGAGAATTGTGACAACTATAAAAATATGGCTGGTGGCACTCTGGAATGCTTTCACAGAAATGACAGCTAAGTTTTCCGGAGTGTATGAGCAGGCCCGTCTTTTTTTCCTTGCAAATCTGTATTCTGCAGGTGTAAAGAGGATGATAGGTGATCAGTCTGCTATGGCTTCAATGTCAATCGCGGAAGAGTTCATAGAACTCGGTATCGGCGCGGTTGTAGCAGGGACTTTTGAGTTTTACGGCATCGGAATGATGATTAACTATTCATTCCCTCCGGGAACAAGCCCAATAGTGACAACTTTGGCTACTGTTTTCCTGGGACTGATGTTCGTCATTGCTGATGTACTTATAATCGTGAAATACGTGAAGATGCAAAAGTCAACCGGCAGATACAGGTAAGAAGAACAAAGGAGTGCGCACTCCTTTTTTTTTCAAATTTTTGAGATTATCCCTTTGATTTTGGCTTCTTGTTTTTCGGCAAGGATTTTAGCAGTATCTAAGTCTGTTGATGTACTGACTGTCACAACAATTGTGTTTTGTTTGAAAATTATCATAGTTCCTTCTGTAGTCTGGAAGATTTTTCCTGAATCTCCGAGGCTTATTTTTTCTGTTGGGGTTGCATTAAATCCAGGGAATGGCATTTCATAGAGTTGGTATGTAGAGGTTGTATTTGGCATGACAAATACTCCTATTGATGCATATGGCGGTTTTTTATAGTAGGTGTTTTGTTTCTCATAAGCTCTTACAGAATAAATATTATTGTTTTGGTTTGCTTTCTGGATCCAATCCGGTCCGAGAACTTCTTTTGTTTCTGTTTCACTGAGTATTATCTTTTCTGAATCCAGCCTGCTTGTATCTATGTTCTTTGTTGTTTTAAAGAAATTCGAGGTAGTTTCAGGTGTATTTTGTCCTGAATTTTGTGGTGTTACGTTGATGTTGATACAACCTGTTATCAGTATCAGTAAGATTGAAATTAATAGAAATTTGCTATTTTTTGACATCAATTTCATCCTTTTTTTATTTTCATTCAAGATTTCCATTTTTCCAGAAAAATTTTTGATTAAGTTTTCGTTCATATTGTTCTAAAAAAGACATCCAGAGATTACAGAATCTTATTTTATTGAGAGGAATGCAAAATACTCTTTTAGGATTCGTAGGCATTCCTTCGAGCCCTATTACTATGAAAGTGGGTATATTATGATAATATGCAAAAGATTGATAATGCGACATATGTTTACGATCAGTCCAATGTAATTTATTGTTTAGAGGTGTATTTGAATTGAACTTACACTCTACACAAAATTTTTCTTTTGTTAGAATATATTCAATAACAAGGTCAGGGTCTTTTGTTATCGAGCGGTCTATTATTCTAAAAAAATTTTTATCAAAAAGGTTTTCAGTGTGTTCTTGGAAATAATTACCTGCTATGGTTGTATTAGTATTCCACATATTACTTTCACTCTGCTTACCTATCTTATTTAATATCTTATTTTAAATTAGGCGCGGTCTGGAGTGGTGCAAAAGGATTTTAAAAAAACCCAGTTGTGCTCCGTTTAAGAAACCTGTTATCAGCAAGTTTCACCGCGCCCATTTTTGATATGGGTTAATATTATTTAAAGATTGTTCAAAGTCTTTGCTCAATGAGTAAAGTATATATGGGATTATGAGCATTATAGAATTGTCGTTTTATCAGAGCGACATAAAATAACAGGTGCGAAAGGTATGAGTGAAATAGATTGCGAACCTAAAAAATATGAGGCTACAAAGGCTCGGCTTATTTTAGGGGATAAAGCCCGTGCTAAGAAGTTTTGTGAAGAGTTGAATGGGATAGTCAAAAAGCGTGATGGTTTTCTTAGACAGGGAATCAATAGGTCAAATATCTCTGATGCTATACATGCTGCGTTTGACTGTCTTGAAAGGCACGGGTTGCAATCTATACCTGTTCAGAAACGCTTGGATGAGGTGGAATGATGGTCGCAGAGTATCATTTAGAGAGAGTCAAGAGAACAGGTCAAATGAAGGTACGCATACCAAAATTCACTCGTGATTCTCTTTTTGATGGAGTTGAACGTATAGTGCTTGAGCATGACAGGGATGAACAGGGGAAGT includes:
- a CDS encoding tyrosine-type recombinase/integrase, producing MRLTIERAFEKYEASMLRRGFSVNTIKNKKLLYQYFAFWLSKNHPEAFQDFKAVSCEIIEGFFDFVVSNGVKLSTRKNYVSNIKAFFSFLYKNDFIASDPTRRLENIRVPRMEVVYIPHNEIMQVLDTDIFELRKFHRYDLAERNYFIVRVAYVTGWRASESLACNPGEDIDWETGAIHIPKGKGGKDGYVYMDMDTCKGLKKWYYSNYPNGKRLWYSQDRKELSYNGYLRVVKKYFGKGTHRLRASFATHLFSRDVDIKNIQELMRHESITSTVRYIGTDKTKIKSIHNQKNPFSN